In Risungbinella massiliensis, a single window of DNA contains:
- a CDS encoding GntR family transcriptional regulator, which translates to MMKSFSSAQPIYLQIIDEFKRKICKGELQPGDKLPAVREAAAELEVNPNTVQRAYAELERAMIVEKKRGQGSFVTMEKKVIEELRAHMALEQVNRFYESMVQLGFSGHEIVTRVQEKQVEMEGERNE; encoded by the coding sequence ATGATGAAGTCATTTTCCAGTGCCCAGCCTATCTATTTACAGATCATCGATGAGTTCAAGCGTAAAATCTGTAAAGGAGAGTTACAGCCGGGTGATAAATTGCCAGCTGTAAGAGAGGCGGCTGCAGAGCTGGAAGTAAATCCAAATACAGTGCAAAGAGCATATGCAGAATTGGAACGGGCTATGATTGTGGAAAAAAAGAGAGGGCAGGGATCATTTGTCACAATGGAAAAAAAGGTGATTGAGGAACTGAGAGCGCATATGGCGTTAGAACAAGTAAATCGTTTTTATGAATCGATGGTTCAACTAGGTTTTTCAGGACATGAGATTGTGACGCGAGTGCAGGAAAAACAGGTGGAAATGGAGGGGGAACGCAATGAGTAA
- a CDS encoding ATP-binding cassette domain-containing protein: protein MSNFVAELNGVTKSYKFWNKAIEDQSFQIPYSGMVGLIGSNASGKTTLLHLLAGLTKPSKGEVYVAGQKMDYKNLHQVAFFAAEYPFYPFMTIEETLRYANGIYPDFSYEKAEQMRKDLGWNPSFRVKDLSRGNKELLKVLIGLCRRVPLLLFDEPLSGLDPIARKHIMKLFAKYAEVEEQTIILSYHELYEIDSYLDYVIVLKNGRVEKTGWVEDIREEEGKGLMDILMEVAQ from the coding sequence ATGAGTAACTTTGTTGCAGAGTTGAACGGGGTAACGAAGAGCTACAAGTTTTGGAATAAGGCGATTGAAGATCAATCTTTCCAAATTCCATATAGTGGAATGGTTGGTTTGATTGGCTCTAATGCAAGTGGAAAAACAACTTTATTACACCTTTTAGCCGGATTAACAAAGCCGAGTAAAGGAGAGGTATACGTCGCCGGACAAAAGATGGATTATAAAAATTTACATCAAGTAGCTTTTTTTGCTGCAGAATATCCATTTTATCCATTCATGACGATCGAAGAGACCCTCCGATATGCGAATGGAATTTATCCGGACTTTTCTTATGAGAAAGCGGAGCAGATGAGAAAAGATCTTGGATGGAATCCTAGTTTTCGAGTAAAAGACCTATCTCGTGGTAACAAAGAATTATTAAAAGTATTGATTGGATTATGTAGAAGAGTACCTTTGCTTTTATTTGATGAACCTCTGTCAGGGCTTGACCCAATAGCTAGGAAACATATTATGAAATTGTTTGCCAAGTATGCTGAAGTAGAAGAACAAACGATCATTTTAAGTTATCATGAGTTGTATGAGATAGATTCCTATTTAGATTATGTAATTGTTCTGAAAAACGGGAGAGTAGAGAAGACAGGATGGGTGGAAGATATCCGTGAAGAGGAAGGGAAAGGACTAATGGATATCCTGATGGAGGTGGCACAATGA
- a CDS encoding TldD/PmbA family protein gives MEKLAKHAVDLACQLGADYADIRICYLEKQEIRMKNGKLEVLTEHQDQGFGLRVLAEGGWGFVSCPSLSEEAITKSAGEALQTARASAKVRQSALQLSDVAPVQSTTQSPVEKDPFVIPIEEKIDLLTKADQVMAKYPAIKSRVATFLAMREQKLFVSSIGSCIHQEMTIVGGGVRVVSSDGRDVQIRSYPNMFDGNFQQAGYEYVESLDLVQNAARIAEEATLLLEADPCPTGNFPLLLHGSQLALQIHESCGHAVELDRVLGEEAGFVGKSFLTTDQQHRFMYGSPLVQLTADATTAGGLGSFAFDDEGVPGQTKPIVENGTFVGYLTGRDTAPQIGEASMGAMRAVGWQNVPIVRMTNINLAPGDLSLEELITSTEYGIYMEGIRSWSIDDLRYQFHFGCEIAWEIRDGKKARMLKNPSYSGNTPDFWRSCDGIADLADWKMWGFLNCGKGEPIQVMYVGHGTSTARFQNVQVGVN, from the coding sequence ATGGAAAAGCTTGCAAAGCATGCAGTAGACCTAGCCTGTCAATTAGGGGCGGATTACGCTGATATACGAATTTGTTATCTAGAAAAACAAGAAATTCGTATGAAGAATGGAAAATTGGAAGTTTTGACAGAGCATCAAGATCAAGGATTTGGACTTCGTGTGTTGGCGGAAGGTGGTTGGGGGTTCGTTAGTTGTCCTAGCTTGTCAGAAGAAGCGATAACGAAATCTGCTGGAGAAGCTCTACAAACCGCCCGAGCTAGTGCAAAAGTTCGCCAATCTGCTCTTCAACTTAGTGACGTTGCTCCTGTTCAATCAACGACCCAATCTCCAGTTGAGAAAGACCCTTTTGTAATACCTATCGAAGAAAAGATTGACTTATTGACCAAGGCTGATCAAGTCATGGCAAAGTATCCGGCGATTAAAAGTCGAGTTGCGACTTTCCTTGCTATGCGAGAACAAAAGCTTTTTGTTAGTAGTATTGGTTCTTGTATCCATCAAGAGATGACAATAGTCGGTGGTGGAGTGAGAGTGGTTTCTTCTGATGGACGAGATGTCCAGATTCGCTCTTATCCCAATATGTTTGATGGGAACTTTCAACAGGCTGGTTATGAGTACGTAGAGAGTTTGGATCTAGTGCAGAATGCTGCTCGAATTGCGGAAGAGGCTACCTTGTTGTTAGAGGCAGATCCATGCCCGACAGGGAATTTCCCTCTCCTACTACATGGTTCCCAGCTTGCTTTGCAAATTCATGAATCCTGCGGTCATGCAGTAGAACTTGATCGTGTTTTGGGAGAGGAAGCGGGGTTTGTGGGAAAAAGCTTTTTGACGACTGATCAACAGCATCGATTTATGTATGGTTCTCCTTTGGTGCAGTTGACAGCCGACGCTACTACAGCAGGTGGGTTAGGCAGTTTTGCTTTTGATGACGAAGGGGTACCGGGTCAGACAAAACCAATTGTAGAAAACGGTACATTCGTAGGATATCTAACAGGACGAGATACAGCTCCGCAAATTGGTGAAGCGAGTATGGGAGCGATGCGAGCAGTTGGTTGGCAAAATGTCCCCATTGTCCGAATGACCAATATCAACTTAGCACCGGGAGATCTAAGTCTCGAAGAGCTGATCACATCGACAGAGTACGGAATCTATATGGAAGGGATTCGAAGCTGGAGTATAGATGATTTGCGCTATCAATTCCATTTTGGTTGTGAGATTGCATGGGAAATACGAGATGGGAAAAAAGCCCGAATGTTAAAGAATCCCTCCTACAGTGGCAATACTCCTGATTTCTGGAGAAGTTGTGATGGAATTGCCGATCTAGCTGACTGGAAAATGTGGGGCTTTCTAAATTGCGGCAAAGGGGAGCCTATACAAGTAATGTATGTAGGTCATGGCACATCTACGGCCCGATTCCAGAATGTCCAGGTGGGAGTGAACTAG
- a CDS encoding TldD/PmbA family protein has product MQIQENQIAKQYLDAVDYVVKMGKCLAEEIHCAVLGESHYLTRFANNQVIQNVRKRDVQVVIQVQRNGQTGVASGNQLDRESLERLVQRAVLLAKYSPVESEPTPFSQPEIVSQVFGFDDASEFVSPEEMVQAVQQIVEEATSHSLQAAGACQLFLRDQVVANSQGVRLFGRQSCAKLHTVVMGEKGSGYAEQTDKSFGAMDPQKIAKIAIEKCLGNQNPISLEPGKYPVLLEPKAVGDLILSISNSFNPTHYHEGQSFLSGKMGYRVWDEKLSLTEDPLSKDGIPEAFDWDGQARKKVPLIQEGVANGLVYDIDTAKRYQQKSTGNGQFPIKKLQGMSGPTPTHLHLEAGKDSIEEMLKGMERGILVTRFHYIGMQNTKDLLLTGTTRDGTFLVENGQIKAPIYNLRFTQKLNEAFQSVTAVGSQTQLVSSWFGSTCRVPALSLKEFTFTEQLRH; this is encoded by the coding sequence ATGCAGATTCAAGAGAATCAGATAGCCAAACAATATCTAGATGCAGTAGATTATGTTGTGAAAATGGGAAAATGCCTTGCTGAAGAGATACATTGTGCCGTATTAGGTGAAAGCCATTATTTGACACGCTTTGCTAACAATCAAGTGATCCAAAATGTTCGTAAGCGTGATGTTCAAGTTGTCATACAAGTTCAGCGAAATGGACAAACAGGTGTTGCGTCTGGGAACCAATTAGATCGGGAATCTCTAGAGAGACTTGTTCAAAGAGCTGTCCTACTAGCTAAATATTCTCCTGTTGAATCAGAGCCCACTCCGTTCTCGCAACCTGAGATAGTGTCTCAAGTGTTTGGATTTGATGATGCTTCTGAGTTTGTTTCACCAGAAGAAATGGTACAAGCCGTGCAACAAATAGTGGAAGAAGCAACCTCTCACTCTTTGCAAGCTGCTGGTGCATGTCAACTCTTTTTGCGCGATCAAGTGGTGGCTAACTCGCAAGGGGTTCGACTATTTGGTAGACAAAGTTGTGCAAAATTACATACCGTAGTAATGGGGGAAAAAGGTTCTGGTTATGCAGAACAGACAGATAAGTCGTTTGGGGCAATGGATCCTCAAAAGATTGCGAAAATCGCAATAGAAAAATGTTTGGGCAATCAGAACCCAATTTCTCTTGAACCTGGGAAGTACCCTGTCCTATTAGAGCCAAAGGCAGTAGGAGACCTTATATTATCTATTAGTAATAGCTTTAACCCTACCCATTATCATGAAGGTCAAAGTTTTTTATCAGGTAAGATGGGGTATCGTGTTTGGGATGAAAAATTATCTCTTACAGAAGATCCGCTCTCCAAAGATGGCATTCCAGAAGCTTTTGATTGGGATGGACAAGCCAGAAAAAAGGTTCCTCTCATTCAAGAAGGGGTTGCCAATGGTTTGGTATATGATATAGATACGGCAAAGCGCTATCAACAGAAAAGCACAGGAAATGGGCAGTTTCCAATAAAGAAATTACAAGGAATGAGTGGCCCTACTCCAACACACCTACATTTAGAAGCGGGAAAAGATTCGATAGAAGAGATGTTAAAAGGAATGGAACGAGGAATTCTGGTTACTCGTTTTCATTATATAGGAATGCAAAATACGAAAGATTTGCTTCTAACGGGTACCACACGTGATGGTACATTTTTAGTGGAGAATGGACAAATCAAAGCACCCATTTACAATCTCCGGTTTACACAAAAGCTTAATGAGGCATTCCAAAGTGTAACAGCAGTTGGTTCGCAAACGCAGCTGGTTAGTTCCTGGTTTGGCTCTACTTGTCGAGTGCCGGCACTTTCCTTAAAGGAGTTTACGTTTACAGAACAACTTCGACATTGA
- the tadA gene encoding tRNA adenosine(34) deaminase TadA: MLEEQMMRAALQEAEKARELGEVPIGAVVVLDKQIIGRGYNRREIEQNPLLHAECIAIQEAAEQIGSWRLVDCELYVTLEPCPMCAGAILQSRISRVIYGTRDPKAGCVGSLMNLLQDTRFNHQTEVIENVLQEECSQILKDFFQEIRRKKKLEKRMALDK; the protein is encoded by the coding sequence ATGTTAGAGGAACAGATGATGCGGGCGGCACTACAGGAAGCAGAAAAAGCAAGAGAGTTAGGCGAGGTACCGATTGGCGCAGTAGTAGTTTTGGATAAGCAGATCATTGGACGGGGTTATAATCGCCGAGAGATAGAACAAAATCCATTGCTTCACGCAGAGTGTATTGCCATTCAAGAAGCAGCAGAACAAATAGGTAGTTGGAGATTAGTGGATTGCGAACTCTATGTCACCTTGGAACCGTGTCCTATGTGTGCTGGAGCCATTTTACAGTCACGTATCTCTCGTGTTATCTATGGAACCCGAGATCCAAAAGCAGGTTGTGTCGGGTCCTTAATGAATCTGTTGCAAGACACTCGTTTCAACCATCAAACAGAAGTGATAGAAAATGTTTTGCAAGAGGAATGTAGCCAAATCTTAAAGGATTTTTTTCAAGAGATACGCCGAAAGAAAAAGCTAGAAAAACGTATGGCACTAGATAAATAA
- a CDS encoding two-component system sensor histidine kinase NtrB, whose product MAQTEMQVMNNLANRRMYSFLPYRTIQSEERPSPFVSALLSQLNIGLLVMDHSEAIVELNNIGCSMLGIEARAAYGRRVWDLISCLDQQEKELDRLAQFLNTTYSPFEQLELSWKLNGSLEHLVLRKGRQEETGFTFFIIENKTEQYRLTEQVRFHDRLATIGQVAAGTAHEIRNPLTSIKGFLQMIGDRMQEIGQLKEKSYIEIMLKEISRINHLVSEFLVLSRPREVNRQVVSVQEVLHEILPLIESEARLHNIDLSYDIPSVPVANLHGDAELLKQVFLNISKNSIEAMGESGGQLRLNLKKTDSFMHLVEIVDNGPGIPVHLQEKIFEPFFTTKEHGTGLGLPICQQIVREIGGKMRLQSSPNGCCFQLFFPIFT is encoded by the coding sequence ATGGCTCAGACGGAAATGCAAGTAATGAATAATTTAGCGAATCGTCGAATGTACTCATTTCTTCCTTATCGTACGATCCAAAGTGAAGAACGGCCTTCTCCTTTTGTTTCTGCTCTTTTATCGCAACTAAACATAGGATTGCTCGTTATGGATCATTCAGAAGCGATAGTAGAATTAAATAATATTGGTTGTTCCATGCTTGGGATTGAGGCCCGAGCAGCCTACGGTCGTAGAGTCTGGGATCTCATCTCTTGTTTAGATCAACAGGAAAAAGAATTAGACCGCTTAGCGCAATTCCTCAACACGACCTATTCTCCTTTTGAACAACTAGAACTGAGTTGGAAACTAAATGGATCCCTAGAGCACTTGGTACTTCGGAAAGGAAGACAAGAAGAGACAGGGTTTACCTTTTTTATTATAGAGAACAAGACTGAACAGTATCGTTTAACAGAACAAGTACGTTTCCATGATCGATTAGCTACAATTGGACAAGTTGCAGCAGGTACAGCCCACGAAATCAGAAATCCTCTTACCTCCATCAAAGGATTTTTGCAAATGATAGGGGATCGCATGCAAGAGATTGGACAGCTAAAAGAAAAGTCGTACATCGAGATTATGTTGAAGGAGATCAGTAGAATTAATCACTTGGTCTCGGAGTTTCTTGTACTTAGTAGACCGCGAGAAGTAAATCGCCAGGTTGTTAGTGTCCAAGAAGTATTACATGAGATTCTTCCTCTTATTGAAAGTGAGGCAAGATTGCATAATATTGATCTTTCCTATGATATCCCTTCAGTACCTGTCGCCAATCTGCATGGTGATGCGGAATTGCTTAAACAAGTATTTCTCAATATTAGTAAAAATTCAATTGAGGCAATGGGTGAGTCTGGTGGTCAGCTTAGGTTGAATCTAAAAAAGACGGACTCTTTTATGCATTTAGTAGAAATTGTAGACAATGGTCCTGGAATCCCGGTTCACCTCCAAGAAAAAATATTTGAGCCCTTTTTTACAACAAAAGAACACGGAACAGGTTTGGGATTGCCGATCTGCCAACAAATAGTTCGGGAAATAGGTGGGAAGATGAGATTACAATCTTCTCCTAATGGATGTTGTTTTCAATTGTTTTTTCCGATTTTCACGTAA
- the dnaX gene encoding DNA polymerase III subunit gamma/tau gives MSYQALYRVWRPQRFSDLIGQEHITQTLMNALQESKFSHAYLFSGPRGTGKTSAAKLFAKAVNCENGPQAEPCNECHACKSIQAGSSLDVVEIDAASNRGVDEIRDLRENVRYAPTDVRYKVYIIDEVHMLTTEAFNALLKTLEEPPSHVIFILATTEPHKLLPTILSRCQRFPFRRIQLEKMVSRLSYICEREEVDFEESALWAIARLADGGMRDALSMLDQAISFGAGVVKEETIHAMVGSVSPIAIWNLLRDVLETNTQSALEKVDSFIQDGLEPDKLIQDCTLLCRDILLSKTSASQERDYPFLEKEISYIQTLSVSRLTSVMEELLQASQQLKWTPYPRIFLEMLIIRLAQTDQELADWNTLQKKVTLLERQVEQLSTKGLPVQSSQVKQAETAPELKPPSVQSKPARSPASSVAITNKLQGFGTDGLPEIKRGWNQVLHKVKEEKITVHAWLVDGEPVAVRGAEVLVAFRSKIHRDTTEKAMNRQLIEHIMRQVYAKPYQLKTIMLTQWEESVDTKKAIPQNPILKEKKDTATSLQDDIVKKAKDLFGNEVVEVYDENQDLNGGNS, from the coding sequence ATGTCTTATCAAGCTTTGTACAGAGTGTGGCGACCACAAAGGTTTTCCGACCTTATTGGGCAAGAACATATAACGCAGACATTGATGAACGCTTTACAAGAATCCAAGTTTTCTCATGCTTATCTGTTTAGTGGTCCAAGAGGAACAGGTAAAACCAGTGCGGCCAAACTTTTTGCCAAGGCAGTCAACTGTGAGAATGGTCCCCAAGCGGAACCTTGTAATGAATGTCACGCTTGTAAAAGTATCCAAGCAGGCTCCTCCTTAGATGTAGTAGAGATTGATGCTGCATCCAACCGGGGAGTAGATGAGATACGAGATTTACGTGAAAATGTACGCTATGCACCTACTGATGTGAGATATAAAGTGTATATCATCGATGAAGTACATATGCTTACGACAGAGGCGTTTAATGCGTTACTTAAAACATTAGAAGAACCACCTAGTCATGTGATTTTTATATTAGCTACTACTGAGCCCCACAAATTACTTCCAACCATCCTCTCTAGATGCCAACGGTTCCCTTTTCGCAGGATACAGTTAGAAAAGATGGTAAGCAGGCTCTCCTATATATGCGAAAGAGAAGAAGTTGATTTCGAAGAATCAGCACTCTGGGCAATTGCGAGGCTTGCAGACGGAGGGATGCGGGATGCGCTCAGTATGTTGGATCAAGCAATCTCGTTTGGAGCAGGAGTTGTAAAGGAAGAAACTATTCATGCGATGGTTGGTTCTGTGTCACCTATTGCGATTTGGAATCTTCTTCGAGATGTTTTGGAAACAAACACCCAATCCGCACTTGAAAAAGTAGATTCTTTTATACAAGATGGGTTGGAACCTGATAAGTTAATTCAAGACTGTACGTTGTTATGTCGTGACATATTATTGAGTAAAACTAGTGCTTCTCAAGAAAGAGACTATCCTTTCCTAGAGAAGGAAATATCTTATATTCAGACCCTGTCTGTTTCTAGACTAACAAGCGTGATGGAAGAACTTCTTCAAGCATCACAACAGCTAAAATGGACACCCTATCCAAGGATTTTTCTAGAGATGTTGATTATCCGACTAGCGCAAACAGATCAAGAATTAGCTGATTGGAATACTCTACAAAAAAAAGTGACTCTATTAGAACGACAAGTGGAACAACTCTCTACTAAAGGACTTCCTGTTCAGTCTAGTCAGGTGAAACAAGCAGAAACCGCTCCCGAACTAAAACCACCATCCGTACAGTCTAAACCTGCAAGATCTCCTGCAAGTTCTGTTGCCATTACCAATAAGCTCCAAGGATTTGGGACAGATGGTTTGCCAGAGATCAAAAGGGGTTGGAATCAAGTTCTTCACAAAGTAAAAGAAGAAAAAATTACGGTTCATGCTTGGTTGGTAGACGGAGAACCAGTAGCTGTTCGAGGAGCTGAAGTGTTAGTTGCGTTTCGTAGCAAGATTCATCGGGATACTACAGAAAAAGCAATGAACAGGCAATTGATCGAGCATATTATGCGACAAGTTTATGCCAAGCCCTACCAATTAAAAACAATTATGCTTACTCAATGGGAAGAATCCGTCGATACAAAAAAAGCGATTCCCCAAAATCCGATATTGAAAGAAAAAAAAGATACTGCAACTTCCTTGCAAGATGATATTGTAAAGAAGGCGAAAGATTTATTCGGTAATGAGGTTGTAGAGGTATACGATGAGAATCAAGATTTGAATGGAGGAAACAGTTAA
- a CDS encoding YbaB/EbfC family nucleoid-associated protein, producing the protein MRNMNQMMKQVKKMQQEMAKAQQELEKKEVTGTAGGGVVKVTMTGQKQVKAVEIAPEAVDPDDVEMLQDLVLAAIQDAMKQVDEMMEKDMGRFTQGLNIPGLF; encoded by the coding sequence ATGCGTAATATGAATCAAATGATGAAACAAGTAAAGAAAATGCAACAAGAGATGGCAAAAGCTCAACAAGAACTCGAAAAGAAAGAAGTTACAGGAACTGCTGGTGGCGGTGTAGTGAAAGTTACCATGACTGGGCAAAAACAAGTAAAAGCAGTGGAAATCGCTCCAGAAGCAGTAGATCCAGATGATGTAGAAATGCTTCAGGACTTGGTGCTAGCAGCGATCCAAGATGCGATGAAACAAGTAGATGAAATGATGGAAAAAGACATGGGACGCTTTACCCAAGGACTAAATATCCCTGGACTCTTTTAA
- the recR gene encoding recombination mediator RecR, producing MYLPEPLTKLMESFMRLPGIGPKTAQRLAFYTLKMEEDDVIDFAKALVRVKRDLHTCSICGNITDQDPCYICQDKKRDRSVICVVQDTRDLMAMERTREYNGLYHVLNGAISPIEGIGPEQLRIPDLLQRLSNDQVQELILATNPNIEGEATAMYLSKLIRPFGLKVTRIAHGLPVGGDLEYADEVTLTKALEGRREL from the coding sequence TTGTATCTTCCAGAACCCCTTACTAAATTGATGGAAAGTTTTATGAGGCTCCCAGGAATCGGTCCTAAAACAGCTCAACGTTTGGCCTTCTATACGCTCAAAATGGAAGAAGATGATGTAATAGATTTTGCTAAAGCGTTGGTACGGGTAAAACGGGATCTGCATACTTGTAGCATCTGTGGCAATATCACGGATCAAGATCCTTGTTATATATGCCAAGATAAAAAACGGGATCGGTCCGTAATATGTGTAGTTCAAGATACTCGAGATTTGATGGCGATGGAGCGTACCCGTGAATATAACGGTCTGTATCACGTTTTAAACGGTGCCATCAGTCCCATTGAAGGAATTGGTCCTGAGCAGTTACGAATTCCTGATTTACTTCAACGATTGAGTAACGATCAAGTTCAAGAGCTAATATTGGCTACCAACCCCAATATCGAAGGAGAGGCTACAGCCATGTATCTCTCCAAATTGATTAGACCTTTTGGCTTAAAAGTTACACGCATTGCGCACGGATTGCCTGTCGGAGGGGATCTGGAGTATGCAGATGAAGTAACTCTTACCAAAGCGTTAGAGGGTAGAAGAGAACTTTAA
- a CDS encoding pro-sigmaK processing inhibitor BofA family protein, with protein MFQLEYWIWIALAGIGILMLLSKSVRKPLQYVWYGILYSATGAIILFLINLVGKNFGFEFAINPITGFIVGFLGLPGMGYLAVVEVFLLH; from the coding sequence ATGTTTCAGCTTGAATATTGGATCTGGATCGCTTTAGCTGGGATTGGAATCTTAATGCTACTTAGCAAATCGGTTCGAAAGCCACTACAGTATGTATGGTATGGAATTTTGTACTCTGCTACAGGAGCGATTATTCTCTTTCTCATTAATCTGGTAGGCAAAAATTTTGGATTTGAGTTCGCGATTAACCCCATAACTGGTTTTATTGTAGGTTTCTTAGGATTACCAGGAATGGGATACTTGGCAGTGGTAGAAGTTTTTTTACTCCATTAA